The genomic stretch TACTAATCTTGTCTGGCAAAGTTCCTAGATGGTCTTTTTTAGCTAATTTACTTTCTTCTATCTCGATCAGTTTAGACTCTTGCGAATTTTCATAATTCATGGGTATTGGCATTTACTTTGGGAATATTTTTAGGGAAGAATAAGCGCCGCTTATCCTTCCTGATCGTCACCGAAAAGGCTGTCCACTGGGTAGCTTTTTTATTTTTGGAAGGCAGAAAGATCCAATCCGTCAATGGGTTGTAAGAAAGCGAATAATTGATTTGTAATCTTGGCAACGCCACCTTGAATATTCGATTCAATATTTAAAGGCATTACAGGATCATGTAATGAGAGCCGTAGTAGAAACCAGCCATTCTCATCATCAGCAGTACAGGAAACGCGGATACCTTCATAATTATTCGGTACGATCTGCCAATCGGTTTGGTTCGAGGAAAAGTCTTGTAAATCTTTAATGACCTTCTCTCCTAAAGATTTAAAATCCTCTACCAGCATTTTGATACGAAACTCTTCGCTTTCGACTGGCTCTTGTAAGTTGGCAATTAAATCGGTGAGCGATTTTCCCGCTAATTTAGACTTGGCTAATTCAATCAGGAGCTTACTTACCAAATAAGCGCCATCATCAAGGAAATAGTTCTCCTTCATTGCACCGTGTCCTGAAGTCTCGATCGCTAGCCAAGACTCTTGCCCTGATTGATTAAGACGGATTGACTCGTTGATTACATTTTTGTAACCACGTTTGAAGCGATGGTGCACACCTTGCAAATCCTCGGCAATGAATTTAGCCAGTCCATCGGAGGTAATCGAATCAGTGACAATGGCTGAGTTGGGATGCTCCTTGAGGACGATCGCCGAAATAAGCGCAATTAAGCGATTACGATTAAGCTCTTTGCCAAATTGATCGACCGCTGCACTGCGATCGACATCAGTATCAAAAATAATCCCAAAATCTGCTTGATGTTTAACAACTGCTTCACAAATAGAAGCCATTGCTACTTTATCTTCAGGATTGGGAACGTGATTGGGAAATGTGCCATCGGGATCGAGAAACTGGCTACCCGTAATATCTGCACCGAGAGGTTCTAAGACTTTACTAGCATAGAATCCACCAGCCCCATTCCCTGCATCAACGATGATTTTTAATCCCTGAAGTGGTTGTTCGTAATGGTCGGGATGATTGACTGCTTCACGAATTTTGGTGACAAATTGATTCGCATAGACTGAGATAAAATCATGCTTGGTGATATTTCCTTGAGAAGCGGAAATTACAAATTCGTTCTTCTCGGCAAGATTGAGAATATCAGTAATATCTTTTTTCTCTAAGCCACCTTGAGCCGTAAAAAACTTTAAGCCATTGCGATTGAAGGGTAGATGACTCGCCGTGAGCATAATTGCCCCATCACAGTTAAAGCCATCGGTAACAGTACTCATAAACATCGCTGGTGTCGATGCGATCGCAAAGTCATATACCTGACTACCAAGGGACGTTATTCCTTCCATTACTGCTTGCATTAACTCCGCACCCGATAGTCGACTATCGCGCCCTACGGAAATTAGTAAGTTTGAGGTAGGTTTGTCTAGTTTCTGAGATAGCCAAATTGCAAAAGATTGTCCGAGGATTTTGGCAATGGCAGGAGTTAGGTTTACGTCTTCATTGGGTACGCCTGCGATCGCTACGCCACGAATATCTGAGCCATTTTGCAGCTTTTTCCAATTGAAATCTTGCATCGTTATCTTGCTTTCATACGCTACTACTAAGTAGTTCAGCATAAGTAAACTAAAAACCTGCTTGTGTCGCCCGCTACGCGGGCGACACAAGCTCTGTTTTTGGGGTTTTAACGATGCTGAACTACTTAAGTAGTCTAAGGTTCTAATCCAAGACTTATGTAGATCGATATTATTTATCCATATTTCGAGCTTAAGGAATTGCAGCGCATCACGCAGCAATTCCTTAACTATAATATTACTAATCAAAATAGTTCTAATAATAATCAAATGACCTCAACGCAGAATAAATCTGTCCAAGCTGCCCGTGAAGCCTTTATCCCAACAATGCGCGAATTAGTCAGAACCTATCAAGCATTGTCGGCTTATTCCGAAACCCATATCCGCCAATTTGATCTTACGCCTGCTCAGTTTGATGTTATTGCTTCCCTTGGTAATACCAATGGCATGAATATGGGGGAGTTAGGCGAAAAAACTTTAATTACTAAAGGGACTTTGACTGGGGTGATCGATCGCCTAATCCAAAAAGAATTAGTAACCAGAGAAACTCCCTTAGATAATCGTCGCTGTGTGAACGTGCAATTAACGACAAAGGGGCAAGAGGTTTTCGAGCAGGTCTTTCCAGCCCACATTGCTCATATTAAAGAACGGTTTGAGAAACTTGAACCTTCGGAGCTAGAGTTACTCAAAGTTTTACTCAGTCGTCTTAGACAAGCTTTTTAAAGATGAGTTGCTGCGCTTCGCGCAGCAACTCATCTTTCTGAGCTATTGACAACCTAAATTACAGGCACTAATCTATGAACATAGTTCTAGCTAGAACTATTCTATATAAAACATATATATGGACAGCTTACCCGCAATTTTCTTATCCCACGGTGCGCCAGATTTACCGATTCGAGATGGTACTGTTAGTGATTTTTTGAGATCGCTACATCAGCAATTTCCTAAGCCCAAAGCAATTTTGGTGATCTCGGCACATTGGCATTCTGATCCCCCAATGGTGAGCGCTGCGACTCATCCCAGAACTATCTATGACTTTTCAGGATTTCCCAGCCAACTCTATGAACTGAACTATCCTGCATTGGGATCACCAGAACTTAGCGATCGCGTAGTTACATTACTGACGCAAGCAGGTATTCCCTGTGAAACGCATCCCACAAGAGGCTTGGATCATGGAGCTTGGACTCCGTTGTTTCTTGCCTATCCAGCCGCCGATATTCCTGTGACGCAGCTATCGATGCAGTCCTACCGCGATCCTCTCCATCATTGGCAAATAGGCAAAGCCCTAGACCCCTTACGTCATGAAGGTGTATTGATTATCGGCAGTGGTAGTGCTACTCACAATATGTATGCTTTTGGCAAATCTTATAATGCCGAACCTCCCGATTGGGTGCGCGTTTTTGATCAATGGCTTGCCCAAAATATTTCTGAAGGCAATCAGGAAGCACTATTGCAGTACCGACAACGCGCTCCCTATGCCAAAGAGAACCATCCGACAGATGAACATCTAATGCCTTTGTTTGTAGCTATGGGCGCAGGAGGTGCGAAAGGGAAGCAACTGCATAGTAGCTATATCTATGCCGCTTTTAGTGTGGCAGCTTACGCATTTACGAGTTGAAGTGGTTACTTTGCGATTACTTCAATAAAATTCAAATGAGAGAGGATCATGTCAGTGTGTATCTACGCAGTTCCATTTGCTTGTAATCCATTGATGGAACCGTATAGTTCTAAGGCAAAATCTGGATACTATAAAAAAGGGCAGTAGTCCTAAAACGCAATGCCCAAACTGCAACAAATAGCAATGATTAGTCAAATCAGGAACGAGAGTTCGGATTATTGTCAAAAGCCTATTGACCAAAGTAAAAACAACACCAAAATCATTTTATAAATTTTCTGAAAATCAAAATAGTGATTATTAGCTAAAGTTTTGTGCCGATAAGCAATAAAAAATTATAAATTTTTTGGAAAAATGCGATCGCTAAGTGGTATAGGGGTCTAGCTTTAGGCAGAATTTGGTAACTGTATTAGCGATCACTTCGGTTATCCGAAGCTTGTATCCTCAACAGTCGGGTAATATATACTTGTAGTCCAAAATCGTATTAAATATCACGTTTGGCGCAATTCTCCGTTTTTAAATCCCCGTTTTAACTGCATTCGGTAGCTATGTTTAACCTAAAAAACCTGATTGGCGATCCTAATAAGCGCAAGCTCGATAAACTCCGTCCCGATGTGGCACTCATCAACTCCCTCGCCCCAGAGTTAGCGGCGCTGAGCGATCGCGAATTGCAAGGAAAAACAGGAGAGTTTAAACAGCGACTCGAAAAAGGCGAACCCCTCGATGACTTACTGCCCGAAGCCTTTGCTGTAGTCCGTGAAGCAGCTACCCGTGTTTTAGGATTACGGCACTATGACGTGCAAATGCTTGGGGGCATGGTCTTGCATCGGGGGGAAATTGCCGAAATGAAAACAGGGGAAGGCAAAACCCTCGTCGCCACATTGCCTAGCTACCTCAATGCCCTCTCAGGTAAAGGCGTGCATGTAGTTACCGTTAACGACTACCTAGCGCGACGTGACGCAGAATGGATGGGGCAGGTACATCGCTTTTTGGGTATGTCGGTGGGCTTGATTCAAAACTCGATGGAACCAATTGAGCGACGCAAAAACTATAACTGTGATATCACTTACGCTACTAACAGTGAACTAGGGTTTGACTATTTACGCGATAACATGGCGACCAGCATCGAAGAAGTGGTGCAGCGTCCCTTTAATTTCTGTGTCATTGACGAAGTTGACTCGATCCTGATTGATGAAGCCCGTACTCCGCTAATTATTTCGGGTATGGTCGAGCGTCCAACGGAAAAATATTTGGGTGCAGTAAAGATTGCCGAGCAGTTGCAACAAGAAACTCACTACGAAGTTGATGAAAAGCAACGTAATGTAGTGATGACCGATGAAGGCTTTGAACTTGCCGAAAATTTACTAGGGGTTAAGGATTTATTCGATCAACAAGATCCTTGGGCGCACTATGTATTTAATGCTCTCAAAGCTAAAGAGTTATTCCTCCGTGACGTAAATTACATTGTCCGTGATGGCGAAGTAATTATTGTGGATGAATTTACAGGGCGCGTCATGCCTGGTCGCCGTTGGAGTGATGGCTTGCATCAAGCGATCGAAGCAAAGGAAGGTGTACCCATTGAAAATGAAACCCAAACTCTAGCAACAATCACCTATCAAAACTTCTTCCTGCTTTATCCCAAATTAGGCGGCATGACTGGTACTGCAAAAACAGAAGAGGCAGAACTAGGCAAAATCTACAACCTTGAAGTAACCACTATGCCCACTAATCGGAAGAGTGGACGGGGTGACTGGTCGGATGTGGTTTACAAAACGGAAGCAGCAAAATGGCGCGCTGTAGCTGAAGAATGTCGCGAAATGCATGAA from Pseudanabaena sp. Chao 1811 encodes the following:
- a CDS encoding phosphomannomutase/phosphoglucomutase, with the protein product MQDFNWKKLQNGSDIRGVAIAGVPNEDVNLTPAIAKILGQSFAIWLSQKLDKPTSNLLISVGRDSRLSGAELMQAVMEGITSLGSQVYDFAIASTPAMFMSTVTDGFNCDGAIMLTASHLPFNRNGLKFFTAQGGLEKKDITDILNLAEKNEFVISASQGNITKHDFISVYANQFVTKIREAVNHPDHYEQPLQGLKIIVDAGNGAGGFYASKVLEPLGADITGSQFLDPDGTFPNHVPNPEDKVAMASICEAVVKHQADFGIIFDTDVDRSAAVDQFGKELNRNRLIALISAIVLKEHPNSAIVTDSITSDGLAKFIAEDLQGVHHRFKRGYKNVINESIRLNQSGQESWLAIETSGHGAMKENYFLDDGAYLVSKLLIELAKSKLAGKSLTDLIANLQEPVESEEFRIKMLVEDFKSLGEKVIKDLQDFSSNQTDWQIVPNNYEGIRVSCTADDENGWFLLRLSLHDPVMPLNIESNIQGGVAKITNQLFAFLQPIDGLDLSAFQK
- a CDS encoding MarR family winged helix-turn-helix transcriptional regulator; protein product: MTSTQNKSVQAAREAFIPTMRELVRTYQALSAYSETHIRQFDLTPAQFDVIASLGNTNGMNMGELGEKTLITKGTLTGVIDRLIQKELVTRETPLDNRRCVNVQLTTKGQEVFEQVFPAHIAHIKERFEKLEPSELELLKVLLSRLRQAF
- a CDS encoding DODA-type extradiol aromatic ring-opening family dioxygenase, which produces MDSLPAIFLSHGAPDLPIRDGTVSDFLRSLHQQFPKPKAILVISAHWHSDPPMVSAATHPRTIYDFSGFPSQLYELNYPALGSPELSDRVVTLLTQAGIPCETHPTRGLDHGAWTPLFLAYPAADIPVTQLSMQSYRDPLHHWQIGKALDPLRHEGVLIIGSGSATHNMYAFGKSYNAEPPDWVRVFDQWLAQNISEGNQEALLQYRQRAPYAKENHPTDEHLMPLFVAMGAGGAKGKQLHSSYIYAAFSVAAYAFTS